The following are encoded together in the Chaetodon trifascialis isolate fChaTrf1 chromosome 3, fChaTrf1.hap1, whole genome shotgun sequence genome:
- the camk2n1 gene encoding calcium/calmodulin-dependent protein kinase II inhibitor 2-like: MSEVLPFNEEKMSHYGNEGDEGHLSFTCRLQDTNNFFSGSQNKRPPKLGQIGRSKRVVIEDENGDDEALKNGTEKTPAEA; encoded by the exons ATGTCGGAAGTGCTCCCTTTCAACGAAGAAAAAATGAGTCATTATGGAAATGAGGGCGACGAGGGACACCTTTCCTTCACCTGTCGTCTTCAAGACACCAACAACTTCTTCAGTGGCTCACAGAATAAACGCCCGCCGAAACTCGGACAAATAGGCCGGAGCAAACGCG TTGTGATTGAGGATGAGAATGGCGACGACGAAGCACTGAAAAATGGAACAGAGAAGACCCCGGCAGAGGCTTAG